A region of the Pithys albifrons albifrons isolate INPA30051 chromosome 36, PitAlb_v1, whole genome shotgun sequence genome:
ctgggagcctttttgGGGGAGCTTTGAGGATACACAAGGAGGATTTtaggggtctctggaggggatttggggcattTGGGGAATATTCATAGAGGCACAGGAGgctttggggggtctggggggcttTTTGAGGGCAcattggggttttggggggttctagaggggatttggggggatcCTGGAGAGATTTTCGCAGTCCTGGGGGTGGAATTGGAGAGGTCTGAAGGATTTTTTGGGGGCGTTAAGGGACACAcgggggtggctctgggggaTTTTGGGGCACATGGTGGTCTGGGGGGTTGGGGGAGACTtggggagtccctggggggatttgggcgatctggagggtctctggggggatCTGAGGGcatttggggggggaggggttgGGGGTACACAGGGAGTTTTCAAGGAGTCCCTTGGGGGATTTCGTGGTTCTGGGGGCAtttgggatgggatttgggGGACACAGGGGTGTCTTTGGGGGCTTTTGGGGGAAATTTGGGGGTGATCttgggggtccgtgggggcttTTGGGGGtggtggggttttggggggattttgggggatCTGTAGAGATTTTGGGGGGGGGATTTAAGGACAAATGAGGGGGGATTTTGGAGAATCGGGGGGCATttgaggggtccctggggagctttgggggcacagggggatcTGGGGGCATTTTGGGGGCTTTGAGAGGCATAGGAGGGATATGAGGTGGATTTGGGAGAGacagggaggtttggggggtccgtgggggtcaCAGGGAGGCTCTGGGAGATCTGGGGTGagttggggggcacagggggtgagtTAGGGGGCTTTTTTGGAGGTCTGTGGGGATTTGGGAAATCCTGGATATTtttggggggcatttggggggCTTTCTGGGGGGTCTGAGGGGATTTGGGGAGTACTGGTGGGATTTGTGGGGCCACAGAGAGGTTtgtggggggtccctggggggattTGTGAAACTGCTGCCATGTTGGACTAAACTACAACTCCCGTCATGCCCCGCGGCGCCATTGAGGGGAATTGGGGCCTGGACTGCGACTCCCAGAATGCCCCGCGGCGCCAACTTTGGGTGGAATTTGTGGGATTTTGGGCAAATTTGGGGCGATTTTGGGAAAATCATTGAGGGCTTGGGAGGAATTAAAGGGGATTAAATGAGTTaagggggttggggggggggggaatgaGAGAGGGAAAATTGGGGGAAATTGGGAGAAATTGGGTGGAAAAGGATAAAATTTGGGCAAAAGGAGAAAAGtttggaaaaataagaaaattttcaaaaagagaagaaaatggggaaaatgaggaaaattgGAGAAAATGGGGAAATTTGGGAAACTTTGGGGAAAAGGGGGGGAGATGGggcaaagagagaaaactgagaGAATTTTGAAAACTGGGGGAAAATTAAGGGAAATTTGGGAAAAATtggggaaaataaatgaaaatttggggggaatttgaaaaaaaattatagaaaaatgtgggggaaaatggaagaaaattttGAGGAAAATTTGGGAAAATTGGGGGGAAATTAGAGaaaaattttaggaaaaaaagaaaattggggaaaatgagaaaatttggGAGAATTTGTGaaattttgggggaaaaattgAGGGAAAATTTGGGAGGATTGGGGAAAAATTTGAGAAAATGTGtggaaaaaattagaaaaaaatgaggggaaaattGTCAGGAAAATTTCTGGAAAATTTGGGAAAACTtttggaaaattaaagaaaatttgagaaaatgttcaaaaattaaagaaaaatttgggAATAGAAAATtggggaaaatgagaaaatatggGAAAATTTGAGGTAAAAATGTTTGAGgaaaatttggggaaaatggAGGGAAATAGTGGGGAAAATTCAGGGAAAGTTTTGGGAAAATTTGGAGAATTTGGGGGAAGTCTAAAAAAATTTGGgaaaattagagaaaatttTTGGGAAATGGAAAATTGGGGGAAATGAGAGAATTTGGGAGAATTAGGGAACATATTTGGGAAAATTGAGTGAAAACTTTgggaaaaatgaaggaaaatttgGGAAAATTTTGAGGGAAATATTAGGGAGAGTTTGggaaaataagaggaaaattaGGGataatttgggaaaaaatttAGGAAGAATTGAGGGAAAATTATGGAAAATGGAATATTGGGGAAAAATTGGAAAAAGTAGGGAAAATTTGTGGAAAATTAcacaaaaatttcaaaaaatggaaaagtgaaggaaaagagaaaaattttataaaaattagagaaatatttgtgaaaatttGGAGAAAATTTAGGGAAATTTGGGAACATTTGagaaaattttataaaattttggaaaaattgAAGGAAGATTTagaaaaaatgagggaaaatttGGGTAAAATTGTGGTAAAATCTTGGAAAAATTGGAGAAAATTGTGGAAAATTTGGGAATAATTGAGGGGAAAATTGAGGGAAAATTTGGGAAAATTGgacaaaaattcagaaaaatagaaaattggggaaaaggaaaaaaatagggaaaattggggaaaatggaagaaaaatttgAAGAATACTcggaaaattaaagaaaagtgtaagaaaatggaaaaatggggaaaacgAGAAAATTTGGGGAATTGAGGGAAAAATTGGGGAAAATTGAGGGAGAAATTTGGGATAAAATCGAAAAAATTGGCATAAAATTGGAATGAAttagggagaaaagagaaaaaaattgagggAAAATTGGGGAAAATGCAGAATATTTGGGGGAAATTTTATAGGAAAATTTGTAAATtggaaggaaaaagtgaaaaatggaatatttgggaaaaatggagagaaatttgggagaaaaaatgtgaaaaaattgaaaatttggGGGAAATTTGAATAAAAGTTTggaagaatggaaaaattttACGAAATTTGGCAGTTtggaaaattgggaaaaaatgaagaaaatttgaggaaaaagtgtgtaaaaatagagaagaaataatttttgggAAATTTTTAGAAATTTGGTATTTGGGGATAATTGGAGAAAAAGTTgggacaaagaagaaaataattgggGGAAATTGGAAAAGTTTGGAGACAAAGATGGAAAAGGTTAGGAAAAAATGGGGcaaaagaacaaacattttaaaaatttggggaagagaaagaaaaatgggaaaaattgggaaaacttttaaaaattggagaaaattggggagaaaaaaaaaagaaaaaaatttagctCGTTTAcagctggtttagggctggtttaggggctggtttagggctggtttagggctggtttagagCTGGTTAGGGGCTGGTatagggctggtttagggctggcttagggctggtttagggctggtatagggctggtttagggctggcttagggctggtttagggctggtttagggctggtttagggctggtatagggctggtttagggctggttaGGGGCtggtttagagctggtttagagctggtttagagctggtttagaGCTGGTTAGGAGCTGGTTAGGAGCTGGTATAGcgctggtttagggctggtttagggctggtttagggctggtttaggactggtttagagctggttaggggctggtttagggctggcttagggctggtttagggctggcttagggctggtttagggctggtttagggctggtttgggCGTTGAACAATAACCATACATGGGGTAACCACTGCAATGCAGTAACCCGGGGCCAATCAGGGGAAGCTCAGCGGGAAAATGCCCTAAAACTGCTTGAAAAGAGCAAGAACAACCCCCAGGTGGGGTCATCTCACCACCCCCCAAAATGTGAGGGGTTCCCTTCAGCCACTGAAAATTAGAAGAGGGACTCCCAAAAGATGTTTTTAGTCCCCAAAATtcatggaaagcagcaggatctCCTCAAAAGAAGCTACATGTGGGGTCCCACTCCAACTCCTGGGGTCACACGTCCCCCCCACTCCCTCACAATACCTCCCTAAAGACAGGAGTGCATCCCCAAAACTCCCTCTGTCATTCCAGACCCTCCATCTCAGGCCTCCAAAACCCCATCACATCCTCCTCCAacccccatcccaaccctcccaatcCACATCAAAGCTCCCCAAATTTCACCCCAACCCTCCTGGGCTTGTAATTCCCCATCTGTAATTGCTGACACCCCATGGTGGGTTCCTGGGGGAATTGTGGGGCTTGTGGGATTGGGCCATTTTGGGGAGGGGCTGAGTAATTCTGAGTTGGAATGGAGCTATTTTGGGGTGGACTCGAGGCATTCTGAGGGGACAGATCGAACCCTCTCAGATTGTGGACTGCAAAATGGTGGAAAAAACTCTCTTGGCCTGGATGCCCCAATTTTGGGGAGACCTCCCCCAAATACCCTTAGAAATGAGAATGTTTCCTGAATATCCTTTTGAACCTCAAATTCCACCCCTAaatcccagggaaatggtggcgCTTTAGATTTCtttgttcaatttctttatttgtaCTTCAATTTCAGGTGATTATAAGGGATGAAGAtctaagaaattaaaatcaaagaaaaaaaaaggcatcatgTGAGTGTGCAAGGGGTTGGGTTGGATAGCTCATGGAGAGGCAGAGCAATAGAGAATTGGAGTTTGGTGACCTTCGAGCAGTGAATGAAGCTTCTCTCACAGCTGGGGCACTTGTGGggcttcccttactggtgggTGCGTTGGTGTCTGGTCAAGTGAGAGCTCcgggtgaagctcttcccacactggtgacaggagtgaggcctctccccggtgtgggtacgccggtgggtgatgagggTGGAGTTCtggttgaatctcttcccgcagtcggtgcaggaaaagggcctctcccctgtgtgtgtgcgctgatgcacgAGGAGATTTGAGCttgtctgaaacctcttcccacactcggaacactcaaagggcctctccccagtgtggatcatctggtggatgagaagctcagagttctgcttgaagcccttcccacagtCCACACACAAATACGGGCTCTCCCCGGTGTGGAGCATTCGGTGCCTGATGAGGGTGGAGTTCtggttgaatctcttcccgcagtcggtgcactggaagggcctctcccccgtgtgtgtgcgctgatgcacgAGGAGAGCTGACCTGGTCCGACACCTTTTCCCACACTCAGAGCACTCGTAGGGACGTTCCTcggtgtggatcatctggtggcgGATCAGGTTGGAGCTCTGACTGAAGCAGTTCCCACATTCCATACATGtgtagggccgttccccagtgtggatgtggtGGTGGCGAatcaggtgggatctcaggctgaatcccttcccacattccaagcacttgtagcgcttctccctgctctgaagctgctgctgcacctccaggtcagagctctggttgGAGCTGTGGCCATCATTCCCACGCTGGGTGGCTCTATCCTGCTCAGAGGACCCAAAACTCAGttgagagcttctcctcctgtgGGATCTCCGTGGATTTTCCTCCTTGCtgacttcctgctctgtggagctgttcaaaacagcctctgccaccTGGTTCTGTCGAGGGGATTTTTGCTCTGTGCTCTCCATTctcagctcagggcctggggcaggaaggacaATGAGAGGAAGGAacaatgaagaggaaaaaggagaggaagaaagagaaccagaaaggaacagggagaaggaagatggaaaatgaacgaaaaagaaaagcaaaagaaagcaagtaaagggagaaagaaaagatgaaggaaaaaagagaaggaaaggtagaaaggaagaaatggaaggaaagaaaaaaggcaaaaagaacaaggaaaggaaggaaggggtgaaggaaaaatgaaaacgaagaagaagaaggaaggagaatgaaggaaagggaagttggagaaaggaaggaagggataggaatgaataagaaaaacaaaggagaaagaggaaagaagtaggagaaaaacaagatgaagtaaaaagcaaaagataaaaactgaaagtaaaaagagaaagagaaagaagaaaggctggaatgagaaagaagaaaaaggaacaatgaaaaggagagaggaaagaaaaaaaagcagaaaggagagaaaagaagaaagaaagaaaaaagagaaggaagaaggagaggaaagtacaacaaccaaaaaaaaaaaaaaagaaggaagaaaaaggaagaaagagagtagggaagaagaaggaaagacaaTCAGGGCATTGGTCaccggcccacagggaaggccaaggacatccccccaaacccggccccggcaggacggcgtcggcagcggggttgtcctgcagccggggccatgctgggctggaagatgcagcacaagagaggggcaaaggggcactgacttcctcctcacctgcctgggggtcctggggaatcttcctcttccttgcagcctcctcctctACCTTGCAAAGGTTTGGGTATGAGAAATCCTGTTCTGGGGGTAAAAAAAATATGTCAGCACGTTGGTTGGGGGTTTCTGCTTTCAAATTTAATTCTACAAAGACACCAGTGTCTCAGTTTGAACCAATTTAGCAGGAGGGGTATTGTCTTGAACTAAAGTCTCCTGCCTGGGATTCCCTACTCAGGTTTCTGCAAAgaagaaagagtgaaaaaatacatttatatggaaggaaaaaaaactaaaaacaaaaaaacccaaacaaaacctaaCAAATTTCATTCccaagaagaaatgctgaaaacaatACTCAGAAAACTGGGCTTAACAAACTCAGGAGGAGAAActtcccaagcccagcccacTATATCTAGTCAAGGTAGTGCCCGGCCTACCCCTCCCAtaagattataagtcagagctaaaatttaatcacaatattacaagaaatgcaatggcagaaagagaaaaattggttttaacccacaaaaccccagaagtataacccagccccctggggcacaagcacagaggggtttgttaccccctgtgctgaacccttTGTGGTTCCCCCATGTCCAAAGTAAAACTCCAAAGTgcaaaacctgttggtgcagctgagaattgcagtctggtggagagtggtggtcacaggctGGTTGaaggtggtggtctcctcctgttgaggttttggtcctcctctcAATCCAACGAGTGTCTCCTGAGGTCTTCTCAGCCCCAGATATGTAcccagggagcacccagtccctcccccagggcggggactcacccaatgggtgataACTCTGTGggtcagggggtattttggaacccttgatggcccattagcagccacgccccctcaggctcaGTGTGCAGGTGCCAacgactccctgcaggggagttatcccagc
Encoded here:
- the LOC139684196 gene encoding LOW QUALITY PROTEIN: zinc finger protein ZFP2-like (The sequence of the model RefSeq protein was modified relative to this genomic sequence to represent the inferred CDS: substituted 1 base at 1 genomic stop codon), whose product is MPQDSNAGPELSTESTEDKSPRQNQCREGRRSFTQISDLGVQQQLHTREKPYKCMECGKSFINISHFNYHQLVHTGERPYRGRDCGKSFRAISNLIHHKKIHTGECPYECSXCGKRCQTSTDLLVHQRTHTGDRPFHCSDCGKRLNENSNLITHRMIHTLIAPQRGNDGHSSNQSSDLEVQQQLQSREKRYKCLECGKGFSLRSHLIRHHHIHTGERPYTCMECGNCFSQSSNLIRHQMIHTEERPYECSECGKRCRTRSALLVHQRTHTGERPFQCTDCGKRFNQNSTLIRHRMLHTGESPYLCVDCGKGFKQNSELLIHQMIHTGERPFECSECGKRFQTSSNLLVHQRTHTGERPFSCTDCGKRFNQNSTLITHRRTHTGERPHSCHQCGKSFTRSSHLTRHQRTHQ